In Alteracholeplasma palmae J233, a single genomic region encodes these proteins:
- the rlmD gene encoding 23S rRNA (uracil(1939)-C(5))-methyltransferase RlmD: MQSVKINDKINLKIKRMGINGEGIAYHEKLAIFIENALPGEEVEAIITQVYDNRAQAKVYKIIKESDQRIDPFCVVYEDCGGCQTQHFDYSAMLDQKKDIVTKSLDRYIKKYDKSVIQSTIGMENPLHYRNKAALPVRKLYGKNRFGMYARNSSTFIPIDDCLIQNENVNIILKTIIKLMDRYDVNGYDPKTKEGFITSLIVRVSEKLDEAQVTFVINNKIDIPNKLIDELIDIHPEIISIYEAYNSDYQKQGFNPDSKTLIYGKETITENLNGHDFEVKTDEFFQLNTIQAEKFYQQMKSMANLNKEMIVLDAYSGVSPISKYVYENVRKIYIIKDEHDSIDVNMTNAYYINKLSEIADNIDVVFFDASRTGLTEASFLALSQLKPKKIIYGSCNPSTLAKDLEKILQTYELKEIKPLDMFPYTSLVESITLLELKETNKDIKN; the protein is encoded by the coding sequence ATGCAATCAGTGAAGATAAATGACAAAATAAACTTAAAAATTAAACGTATGGGAATTAATGGTGAAGGAATAGCTTATCATGAAAAATTAGCTATATTCATAGAAAATGCCTTACCAGGTGAAGAAGTAGAGGCAATTATTACTCAAGTTTATGATAATAGAGCACAAGCCAAAGTATATAAAATAATTAAAGAAAGTGATCAAAGAATTGATCCTTTTTGTGTTGTTTATGAAGATTGTGGTGGTTGTCAAACACAACACTTTGACTACTCAGCAATGCTTGATCAAAAGAAAGATATTGTTACTAAATCACTAGATAGATATATTAAGAAATATGATAAGAGTGTTATTCAAAGTACAATAGGTATGGAAAATCCACTACATTATAGAAATAAAGCAGCTCTTCCAGTTAGAAAACTATATGGTAAAAATAGATTTGGAATGTATGCTAGAAATTCAAGCACTTTTATTCCAATTGATGATTGTTTAATTCAAAATGAAAATGTTAATATTATTTTAAAGACAATAATTAAATTAATGGATAGATATGATGTGAATGGATATGATCCTAAAACAAAAGAAGGATTTATCACCTCACTAATTGTTAGAGTTTCAGAAAAATTAGATGAGGCTCAAGTAACTTTTGTGATTAATAATAAAATTGATATACCTAATAAATTAATTGATGAATTAATAGATATCCACCCTGAGATTATCAGTATTTATGAAGCTTATAACAGTGATTATCAGAAACAAGGGTTTAACCCAGATTCTAAAACACTTATATATGGTAAAGAAACTATTACAGAAAATTTGAATGGACATGATTTTGAAGTTAAAACTGATGAGTTCTTTCAGTTAAATACTATTCAAGCCGAAAAGTTTTACCAACAGATGAAAAGTATGGCAAACTTAAATAAAGAGATGATAGTTTTAGATGCTTATAGTGGTGTGAGTCCTATTAGTAAATATGTCTATGAAAATGTAAGAAAGATTTATATTATAAAAGACGAGCATGATTCAATAGATGTAAATATGACAAATGCTTATTACATTAATAAGCTATCTGAGATTGCTGATAATATTGATGTGGTATTTTTTGATGCATCTAGAACAGGATTAACAGAAGCTAGTTTTTTAGCACTTAGTCAATTGAAACCTAAAAAAATTATTTATGGATCATGTAATCCATCTACTCTTGCAAAAGATTTAGAAAAAATTTTACAAACGTACGAACTAAAAGAAATTAAGCCACTTGATATGTTTCCTTATACAAGTCTTGTAGAATCTATTACTCTTCTAGAATTAAAAGAGACCAATAAAGATATCAAAAACTAA
- a CDS encoding acetate kinase — protein sequence MKIMAVNAGSSSLKFQLLEMPEEKVITSGIVERIGNDNATFSIKFNGEKIEQELPVLNHKVAVELLFDALIKHNIISKLEEIEGVGHRVVQGGELFKDSSELTEENILKIESLNDLAPLHNPAHVVGIRAFKEALPNVFQIAVFDTTFHQTMPEENFLYATPYEWYTDYAVRKYGAHGTSHKFVSDRAAELLNKKDAKIIVCHLGNGASLSAVKNGKSIDTSMGLTPLEGIPMGTRSGNIDPAVFGLISEKTGKGISEILNDLNKKSGYLGVSGVSHDSRDIANEIEKGNHRAKLALDIQTKRIADYIGSYYVLLGGLDAIVFTAGIGENAANVRHDIIERVKVLGTELDPELNQLRGENEISKKGSKVKVFVIPTNEEVAIARDVLRLQK from the coding sequence ATGAAAATTATGGCAGTAAATGCGGGAAGTTCATCATTGAAGTTCCAATTATTAGAAATGCCTGAAGAAAAAGTAATTACTTCAGGAATAGTAGAAAGAATCGGAAACGATAATGCAACATTCTCAATTAAATTTAATGGAGAAAAAATTGAACAAGAATTACCAGTTTTAAACCACAAAGTAGCAGTAGAATTATTGTTTGATGCACTCATTAAACATAATATTATTTCTAAATTAGAAGAAATTGAAGGAGTTGGACACCGTGTTGTACAAGGTGGAGAACTATTTAAAGATTCATCAGAATTAACAGAAGAAAATATCTTAAAAATTGAAAGTCTAAATGATTTAGCACCATTACATAATCCAGCTCACGTTGTTGGAATTAGAGCATTTAAAGAAGCGTTACCTAATGTTTTCCAAATTGCAGTATTTGATACAACATTCCATCAAACAATGCCTGAAGAAAACTTCTTATATGCAACACCATATGAATGGTATACTGATTATGCAGTAAGAAAATATGGTGCACATGGAACATCTCACAAATTTGTTTCAGATAGAGCAGCTGAATTATTAAATAAAAAAGATGCTAAAATTATCGTATGTCATTTAGGTAATGGAGCATCACTTTCAGCAGTTAAAAATGGAAAATCTATCGATACTTCAATGGGATTAACACCACTTGAAGGTATTCCAATGGGAACAAGAAGTGGAAATATTGATCCAGCTGTTTTTGGTTTAATTAGCGAAAAAACTGGAAAAGGTATTTCTGAAATCTTAAATGATTTAAATAAAAAATCAGGTTACCTAGGCGTTTCAGGAGTTTCACATGACTCTAGAGATATCGCAAATGAAATTGAAAAAGGAAATCATAGAGCTAAATTAGCATTAGATATCCAAACTAAACGTATTGCTGATTATATTGGTAGCTACTATGTATTACTTGGTGGATTAGATGCAATCGTCTTTACTGCAGGTATTGGTGAAAATGCTGCAAATGTTCGTCATGATATTATTGAAAGAGTAAAAGTTTTAGGAACTGAATTAGATCCTGAATTGAATCAATTAAGAGGAGAAAATGAAATCTCTAAAAAAGGTTCAAAAGTAAAAGTATTTGTTATTCCTACAAACGAAGAAGTAGCAATTGCTAGAGACGTTCTAAGATTACAAAAATAA
- the trhA gene encoding PAQR family membrane homeostasis protein TrhA yields MTKWPKKETKAQTIGEEIANAVSHCVMAVFALVATILLLVKQSDGWELTASLVFGFGMIMLYLMSTLYHALSFTKSKGVFKRFDHISIYFLIGGTFAPALLLLPALKTDHFLGIDFMPSTGVMLFIIQWVLILIGTVVKAIWIYKGNAVHTVIYLALGWSSLIFVGKLYAFSIPAFWLILGGGIAYSIGVYFYAQPKKKYFHFIWHIFVGLGTILQFFAIYLYLL; encoded by the coding sequence ATGACAAAATGGCCAAAAAAAGAAACAAAAGCACAAACAATAGGAGAAGAAATAGCAAATGCAGTTTCACATTGCGTTATGGCAGTATTTGCCCTAGTAGCAACTATCCTACTACTAGTTAAACAATCAGATGGCTGGGAATTAACAGCTAGTTTAGTATTTGGATTTGGAATGATTATGTTATATTTGATGAGTACACTTTATCATGCATTATCATTTACTAAATCAAAGGGAGTTTTTAAAAGATTTGATCATATTAGTATCTATTTTTTAATAGGGGGAACATTTGCTCCAGCATTACTTTTACTTCCAGCATTAAAAACAGATCACTTTTTAGGAATAGATTTTATGCCATCAACTGGAGTAATGCTATTTATCATACAATGGGTACTTATCTTAATAGGAACAGTAGTAAAAGCAATTTGGATTTATAAAGGAAATGCTGTCCATACTGTTATTTATTTAGCGTTAGGTTGGAGTTCACTAATTTTTGTAGGCAAACTATATGCTTTTTCAATTCCAGCTTTTTGGCTAATTCTAGGCGGTGGAATTGCATATAGTATTGGTGTATATTTTTATGCACAACCAAAGAAAAAATATTTCCATTTTATATGGCATATATTTGTTGGATTAGGAACAATCTTACAATTTTTTGCAATTTATTTATATCTATTGTAA
- a CDS encoding tRNA (cytidine(34)-2'-O)-methyltransferase, whose protein sequence is MINIVLYEPEIPQNTGNIMRTCVGTNVKLHLIEPLGFKIDDTKLRRSAVDYYDYINYETYKNWDEFIKKNKGDFYFLTRYGKKSYHHVKFNEANKDIYLVFGKESTGIDKKILANHLENCLRIPTTDKVRSLNLSNTVAIVLFEVLRQFDFNGLIDHEPDTLKGTDFLDQFKGE, encoded by the coding sequence ATGATAAATATTGTTTTATATGAACCAGAAATTCCACAAAATACAGGTAATATTATGAGAACATGTGTCGGAACTAATGTTAAACTTCATTTAATAGAACCATTAGGGTTTAAAATAGATGACACTAAGTTAAGAAGAAGCGCAGTAGATTACTATGACTATATTAATTATGAAACATATAAAAACTGGGATGAGTTTATAAAAAAGAATAAAGGTGACTTTTACTTTTTAACAAGATATGGAAAAAAATCTTATCATCATGTAAAATTTAATGAAGCCAATAAAGATATTTACTTAGTATTCGGAAAAGAATCAACAGGTATTGATAAGAAAATACTAGCGAATCATTTAGAAAACTGTTTAAGAATTCCTACAACAGATAAAGTGAGATCACTTAACCTTTCTAATACAGTAGCAATTGTATTATTTGAAGTTTTAAGACAATTTGATTTTAATGGTTTAATTGACCATGAGCCTGATACATTAAAAGGAACAGATTTTCTAGATCAATTTAAAGGAGAATAA
- a CDS encoding MATE family efflux transporter, producing MVKLKSGATEKILTSPKMWVNMLIMAFPIFLNNFIKSLNGSVDTFFVSRMGLEAAQARSAMAAMNLHDQVYNVFLAFGVGLAVATMAIVSQYLGANRKDLARNYAAKFITLAVIIGIFFTLLIVSTSSFLTTWLGAKGDTHTYAVQYFNIRSIEYVSILIFLVYQAIRQAQGKTILPATINILGILINILLTWLLAGVFRFGVAGNAIATVIGNMIFVPVMIYDLVKSKKNITIEAKQLALSKDNLKAILPFAAPAALGQAISSLGFVFIQAFILHYYGDIISSSFAVGNRLSNLLLTPVAGLSSVAAVYIGTNIGHKQPERALKSYKTSRMIAFVFSVCAISIVIPLRRYFIYALVSNSDQQMVDIAMEYSLWLLLTQPAMALFQNYMSIFNGSGQSKNSLKMASARLWGLRIPMVLIAHFGLRRVFPNLEYQLIFYAMILSNMLVLIYAEYLRRKIKLDIAVNLQESVTS from the coding sequence ATGGTGAAACTAAAAAGTGGAGCGACAGAAAAAATATTAACATCACCTAAAATGTGGGTGAATATGCTTATTATGGCGTTTCCTATTTTCCTTAACAATTTTATTAAGTCGCTAAATGGATCAGTAGATACTTTCTTTGTTTCTAGAATGGGACTTGAGGCAGCACAAGCGAGATCTGCAATGGCAGCTATGAATCTGCATGATCAAGTATATAATGTGTTCTTAGCTTTTGGTGTCGGATTAGCGGTTGCTACAATGGCTATTGTTAGCCAGTACTTAGGGGCTAATAGAAAAGACTTGGCAAGAAATTACGCAGCTAAATTTATCACACTTGCAGTAATTATAGGTATTTTCTTTACACTCCTTATTGTATCAACATCCTCTTTTTTAACAACATGGCTTGGTGCTAAAGGAGATACACATACTTATGCAGTCCAGTATTTTAATATTAGAAGTATAGAATATGTTTCTATTTTAATATTTTTAGTCTATCAAGCTATTAGACAAGCACAAGGTAAAACTATTTTACCTGCAACAATTAATATATTAGGGATACTCATTAATATTCTATTAACATGGTTATTAGCAGGAGTATTTAGATTTGGAGTAGCTGGGAATGCTATTGCAACAGTAATTGGTAATATGATATTTGTTCCAGTAATGATTTATGATTTAGTTAAAAGTAAAAAAAATATTACAATTGAAGCTAAACAATTGGCATTATCAAAAGACAATTTAAAAGCTATTTTACCATTTGCTGCACCAGCTGCATTAGGACAAGCAATTAGTTCATTAGGCTTTGTTTTCATTCAAGCATTTATATTACATTATTATGGAGATATTATCAGTTCAAGCTTTGCTGTAGGAAATAGACTTTCTAATTTATTATTAACGCCAGTTGCTGGATTAAGTTCGGTTGCTGCTGTATATATAGGAACTAACATTGGACATAAGCAACCTGAACGAGCACTAAAATCTTATAAAACATCAAGGATGATCGCTTTTGTTTTTAGTGTTTGTGCTATTTCAATAGTTATCCCCTTAAGAAGATATTTTATCTATGCTCTTGTTTCTAATAGTGATCAGCAAATGGTAGACATAGCTATGGAATATTCATTATGGCTATTATTGACACAACCAGCAATGGCACTATTTCAAAATTACATGTCAATTTTTAATGGTAGTGGGCAAAGCAAGAATTCACTTAAAATGGCAAGTGCAAGATTATGGGGTCTTAGAATACCGATGGTATTAATCGCTCATTTTGGATTAAGAAGAGTATTTCCTAATTTAGAATATCAATTGATATTTTATGCTATGATATTAAGTAATATGTTAGTTTTAATATATGCAGAATATTTACGTAGAAAAATAAAATTAGATATTGCAGTAAATTTACAAGAAAGTGTGACATCATGA
- a CDS encoding nicotinate phosphoribosyltransferase, translating to MEKRKLSLLLDFYELTMSNGYFKDGRQNDIAVFDVFFRSVPDGGGYAVFAGLEQVISYIKDLSFTKEELDYLKSKEMFDDKFLQYLKNFKFTADLYSMEEGTPIFPNEPIMIVKGPIIECQLIETVILLTINHQSLIATKATRMVKEAKGRTVMEFGARRAHGYDASIYGARAAYIGGVNGTSNTYADFKYRIPAMGTMAHSYIQSFDDEYEAFKSYALNYPDQTVLLIDTYDTLNSGILNAIKVHNEILKPKGKYLKGVRIDSGDLAYLTKKVREVLDENGLTETKITVSNSLDEYLIRDLVTVQEAKIDSFGVGERLITARSEAVFGGVYKLAAIKKDLGFVPKIKISNNAAKTTTPGFKQVYRFYDEDSKAIADVLTLYDEVINENEPYLLFDPTYPWKQKLVSNYTVKKMLIPIFEEGKLVYKTPCLDDIRVYAKKELTTLWKEVLRLERPHQYYVDLSQKLWTLKETLTANYRKK from the coding sequence ATGGAAAAAAGAAAATTATCATTACTCCTTGATTTTTACGAGTTAACAATGAGCAACGGATATTTTAAAGATGGAAGACAAAATGATATTGCAGTATTTGATGTCTTTTTCAGATCTGTACCAGATGGCGGTGGATATGCTGTTTTTGCAGGCTTAGAACAAGTCATATCATATATTAAAGATTTATCTTTTACTAAAGAAGAATTAGATTATTTAAAATCAAAAGAAATGTTTGATGATAAGTTTTTACAATATTTAAAAAACTTTAAATTTACAGCGGACCTATATTCAATGGAAGAAGGAACACCTATTTTTCCTAATGAACCCATTATGATTGTGAAGGGACCAATTATTGAATGTCAACTGATAGAAACAGTCATTTTACTAACAATTAACCATCAAAGTTTAATCGCTACAAAAGCAACCCGAATGGTAAAAGAGGCTAAAGGAAGAACAGTAATGGAATTTGGTGCCAGACGTGCTCACGGCTATGATGCTTCAATATATGGGGCACGTGCTGCCTACATTGGTGGTGTAAACGGTACTTCTAATACATATGCTGATTTTAAATATAGAATACCAGCAATGGGAACAATGGCACATAGTTATATTCAAAGTTTTGATGATGAATATGAAGCGTTTAAGTCATATGCGCTTAATTATCCAGATCAAACAGTGTTGCTTATAGATACATATGATACATTAAATTCAGGTATTCTTAATGCAATTAAAGTTCATAATGAAATTTTAAAACCTAAAGGCAAATACTTAAAAGGGGTTAGAATTGATAGTGGTGACTTAGCTTATCTGACAAAAAAAGTAAGAGAAGTATTAGATGAAAATGGACTAACTGAAACTAAAATAACAGTTTCAAATTCACTTGATGAATATTTAATAAGAGATTTAGTAACTGTACAAGAAGCTAAAATTGATAGTTTTGGAGTGGGTGAAAGACTCATCACAGCTCGTAGTGAAGCTGTTTTTGGTGGTGTTTATAAATTAGCAGCTATTAAAAAAGATTTAGGATTCGTTCCTAAAATTAAAATTAGTAATAATGCAGCTAAAACAACCACACCAGGATTTAAACAAGTTTATCGTTTTTATGATGAAGATTCAAAAGCGATTGCTGATGTTTTAACACTTTACGATGAAGTGATAAATGAAAATGAACCATATTTGCTTTTTGATCCAACTTATCCTTGGAAACAAAAATTAGTATCTAATTATACAGTTAAAAAAATGCTTATTCCTATTTTTGAAGAAGGAAAATTAGTTTATAAAACTCCATGCCTAGATGATATTAGAGTGTATGCTAAAAAAGAATTGACTACATTATGGAAAGAAGTCTTAAGATTAGAAAGACCTCATCAATACTATGTCGATTTATCACAAAAGTTATGGACATTAAAAGAAACACTTACTGCAAATTATAGAAAGAAGTAA
- the cls gene encoding cardiolipin synthase: MKKLISLLLNRLTLVLLLILAQFIVLVWLINFFSNSWQNIQIALMVLSLLMVLYILTRNDNPEFKLAWVIPILAFPIFGGFFYLFFRAQNLNMKTRNHLYNVVKERQYILSQNIDYGLKGNYKKIETFLESDFWPSYKHTNSIFLPSGESKLKVLLEDLKKAEKFIFMEYFIITKSKMWDEILEVLIEKQKQGVEIRIMYDDFGSATKLPLGYYKKLRALGFKVISFNTLKVHLNFAMNYRDHRKIVVIDNKIGYTGGINIGDEYTNSTKTFGHWHDAAIKIEGDAVWTLTILFLENWRFSTKEKISYEDYYLDYKVEKPNGLYVPFGDLPLDKNHMAKDIYLSLISEANESIYISTPYLILDNEMVTALKLAAKSGIDVNIVIPGIPDKKMVYMVSESYVPELLLAGVKVYKYKPGFIHSKIIVVDRKVAMIGTSNLDYRSLYLHFENNIFLYDASSIIDMVDYFIETIADSVLITPQEMKKRNIFYRVIQTILRAFSPLL; this comes from the coding sequence ATGAAAAAATTAATCTCACTACTTTTAAATCGACTTACTCTTGTTTTACTGCTTATCTTAGCACAATTTATTGTCCTAGTTTGGCTCATTAACTTTTTTTCTAATTCTTGGCAAAACATTCAAATAGCTTTAATGGTCCTAAGTTTATTGATGGTGCTTTATATATTAACCAGAAACGATAACCCTGAATTTAAACTTGCCTGGGTCATCCCTATTTTAGCATTTCCTATTTTTGGTGGTTTCTTTTATTTATTTTTTAGAGCACAAAATTTAAATATGAAAACACGTAATCACCTATATAATGTTGTAAAAGAAAGACAGTATATATTAAGCCAAAATATTGACTATGGACTTAAAGGAAATTATAAGAAAATTGAAACTTTTTTGGAATCTGATTTTTGGCCTTCATATAAACATACTAACTCTATTTTTCTTCCTTCAGGAGAATCAAAGCTTAAAGTTCTTCTAGAAGACTTAAAAAAAGCTGAGAAGTTTATCTTTATGGAATACTTTATTATTACAAAAAGTAAGATGTGGGATGAGATTTTAGAAGTTCTAATTGAAAAGCAAAAACAAGGTGTTGAAATTAGAATTATGTATGATGATTTTGGTAGTGCTACTAAACTGCCTTTAGGCTACTATAAAAAATTACGTGCTCTAGGTTTTAAAGTCATTTCTTTTAATACTTTAAAAGTACATTTGAATTTCGCGATGAATTATCGTGATCATAGAAAAATAGTTGTGATAGATAATAAAATCGGGTATACCGGTGGAATTAATATAGGTGATGAATATACTAACAGCACTAAGACATTTGGTCACTGGCATGATGCAGCTATTAAAATTGAAGGTGATGCAGTTTGGACTCTGACAATTTTATTTTTAGAAAATTGGCGTTTTTCAACAAAAGAAAAAATCAGTTACGAAGACTACTATCTAGACTATAAAGTAGAAAAACCTAATGGTTTATATGTTCCTTTTGGGGATTTACCGCTAGATAAAAATCATATGGCAAAAGACATCTACTTAAGTTTAATTTCAGAAGCAAACGAAAGCATCTATATTTCAACCCCTTACCTTATTTTAGATAATGAAATGGTAACTGCATTAAAGCTTGCCGCAAAATCTGGTATTGATGTCAATATTGTTATTCCAGGAATACCTGATAAGAAAATGGTCTATATGGTTTCAGAATCTTATGTTCCTGAATTATTACTAGCTGGTGTTAAAGTTTATAAGTATAAACCTGGATTTATTCATTCTAAAATTATTGTAGTTGATAGAAAAGTTGCCATGATTGGAACTTCTAATCTCGATTATAGAAGTTTATATCTTCACTTTGAAAACAATATCTTCTTATATGATGCTTCTTCTATCATTGATATGGTCGATTATTTTATAGAAACGATTGCTGATTCAGTTTTAATTACCCCTCAAGAAATGAAAAAACGCAATATTTTCTATCGCGTTATCCAAACAATCTTAAGAGCATTTTCACCCTTATTATAA
- a CDS encoding PTS sugar transporter subunit IIC, translating to MKKTILTTLNGMTYGIFATIVAGTILKQLGELIGFEVLATSINTRLSLLTGVGIGISMAMSLKLKGLKFIILSIAGGISTSFVVDFSKPGFYDINAPLSNNPITVYLVVLLTYIVIEKLFKKEKAYDLFLIPLVGILIAVLNTYIVSYPIERLMTLIYFVIEKSLLIEPYTTSALIALIFGVLITVPFVSSAGIAIAVFSKPYMEGNTMVLIAMGAAVVGTTAQMIGLAYQSRKNNIGSILSIGLASSMFQFKNIVKKPVIWLPTLFISFILGPINYLIFSNSIFKNTPQGAGMGSSGLVGQLQTLSVNNYSLMSVLFVVSQIMFPLILIIIIDYLCIKRKIYLESDFNLETDL from the coding sequence ATGAAAAAAACAATACTAACAACATTAAACGGTATGACATATGGAATATTCGCAACCATAGTTGCCGGAACAATCCTTAAACAGTTAGGAGAACTTATAGGTTTTGAAGTTCTTGCAACATCAATAAATACGCGATTAAGCCTTTTAACTGGTGTAGGTATAGGAATTAGCATGGCGATGAGTTTAAAGCTTAAAGGACTTAAATTCATTATATTATCAATAGCTGGAGGCATTTCAACTAGTTTTGTTGTTGATTTTTCTAAGCCGGGATTTTATGATATAAATGCTCCTTTATCGAATAACCCGATAACAGTCTATCTAGTTGTGTTATTAACTTATATAGTTATTGAAAAACTCTTTAAAAAAGAAAAAGCATATGATCTTTTTTTAATCCCTTTAGTAGGTATCTTAATAGCAGTTTTAAATACATACATTGTTTCATATCCTATAGAAAGATTAATGACTCTTATTTATTTTGTAATTGAAAAGTCTTTACTAATAGAACCATATACAACTTCAGCATTAATTGCTTTAATCTTTGGCGTTTTAATTACAGTTCCGTTTGTTTCAAGTGCAGGAATTGCTATAGCTGTTTTTTCTAAACCTTATATGGAAGGAAATACGATGGTGCTTATTGCGATGGGGGCTGCTGTTGTGGGAACAACTGCACAAATGATTGGTTTAGCTTACCAGTCTAGAAAAAACAATATAGGATCAATTTTATCTATAGGGCTTGCATCATCAATGTTCCAGTTTAAAAATATAGTAAAAAAGCCAGTTATCTGGCTTCCAACTTTATTTATTTCCTTTATTTTAGGACCTATTAATTATTTAATTTTTTCTAATTCGATATTTAAGAATACACCACAAGGAGCTGGAATGGGCTCATCTGGATTAGTAGGACAACTACAAACATTATCTGTTAATAACTATTCTTTAATGTCTGTCTTATTTGTAGTATCCCAAATTATGTTTCCTCTTATTTTGATTATCATTATAGATTACTTATGTATTAAAAGAAAGATTTATTTAGAAAGTGATTTTAATTTAGAAACAGATTTATAA
- the argS gene encoding arginine--tRNA ligase: protein MIEQVKNKIKEAIKNNYSIEEVILQDAKKDTADLAIPLFGYAKELNLKMPEIFEQLKTIIEKLPEVAEVTFLNGFLNINLEREVLTKNLLIEIFNLKNEYGTKKSNNETVVMDYSSPNIAKNFSVGHLRSTMIGNSLKLIYQKNGYKVVGINYLGDWGTQFGKMIVAYKKWGSKEEVLKNPINELQRLYVLFHEKAKDDETLEDEARHAFLMLEQGNEEMLELWRWFKDESLKEFTVMYDLLGVSFDSYAGESFYNDKMDAVVKELEDKNLVKLSDGALIVDLDETMPPALIKRSDGGTLYMTRDIAALLYRYHTYHFSKIIYIVGNEQKLHFQQLSKVAQKMGYDFDITHVNFGLVLLDGKKLSTRSGAFAKLSDVMTQAISDAKNAITEKNPSLENKDEVAHAVGVGAVIFNDLKNERHLDMEFNLANMLKFEGQTGPYLQYSGVRIHSILKNQEINTAEIDSSVYNQDHYFELLKLVAQFPLTIERAMQNNAPNVISRYLLSLCQGFNQFYAKQRVIVPEEGIKQANLLLVNAVLTIIEEGLRLLGMKALKEM, encoded by the coding sequence ATGATAGAACAAGTTAAAAATAAAATAAAGGAAGCAATCAAAAATAATTATTCAATTGAAGAAGTTATTTTACAAGATGCAAAAAAAGATACTGCAGACCTAGCTATACCACTTTTTGGTTATGCTAAAGAGCTCAATCTAAAAATGCCAGAAATATTTGAACAATTAAAAACAATTATTGAAAAACTTCCAGAAGTTGCAGAAGTGACATTCTTAAACGGTTTTTTAAATATCAATTTAGAAAGAGAAGTTTTAACAAAAAATCTTTTAATAGAAATATTTAATCTTAAGAATGAATATGGAACTAAAAAATCAAATAACGAAACTGTAGTGATGGACTATTCATCACCTAACATTGCTAAAAATTTCTCTGTTGGACACCTTAGATCTACAATGATTGGTAACTCACTAAAACTTATCTATCAAAAAAATGGATATAAGGTAGTAGGAATTAACTATCTAGGCGACTGGGGAACTCAATTTGGTAAGATGATTGTTGCTTATAAAAAATGGGGAAGTAAAGAAGAAGTACTTAAAAATCCTATTAATGAGTTACAAAGACTTTATGTTTTATTCCATGAAAAAGCAAAAGATGATGAAACATTAGAAGATGAAGCTAGACATGCCTTTTTAATGCTAGAACAAGGCAATGAGGAAATGTTAGAATTATGGAGATGGTTCAAAGATGAATCATTAAAAGAATTCACTGTAATGTATGATTTATTAGGAGTTAGCTTTGATTCATATGCTGGAGAATCATTTTACAATGATAAAATGGATGCAGTAGTTAAAGAACTTGAAGATAAAAACCTTGTTAAATTATCAGATGGTGCATTAATTGTTGATTTAGATGAAACAATGCCACCTGCTTTAATTAAAAGAAGTGATGGTGGAACCCTTTATATGACTCGTGATATAGCTGCGCTGTTATATAGATATCATACATACCATTTTTCTAAAATAATTTATATTGTAGGAAATGAACAAAAACTACATTTCCAACAGTTAAGTAAAGTTGCTCAAAAAATGGGTTATGACTTTGATATTACACATGTCAATTTTGGATTAGTATTACTTGATGGTAAAAAATTATCTACACGTTCAGGAGCATTTGCTAAGTTATCTGATGTTATGACTCAAGCAATCAGTGATGCTAAAAATGCTATTACAGAAAAAAACCCTTCATTGGAGAATAAAGATGAAGTTGCACATGCTGTTGGTGTGGGAGCAGTTATCTTTAATGACCTAAAGAATGAAAGACATTTAGACATGGAATTTAACCTAGCTAATATGCTTAAGTTTGAAGGGCAAACTGGACCCTATTTACAATATAGTGGTGTTAGAATTCATTCAATTCTAAAAAATCAAGAAATAAATACTGCTGAAATTGATTCAAGTGTTTATAATCAAGATCACTATTTTGAATTACTTAAGCTAGTTGCGCAATTTCCTCTGACAATTGAAAGAGCAATGCAAAACAATGCCCCAAATGTTATTTCTAGATACCTGCTTTCATTATGCCAAGGATTTAACCAATTCTATGCTAAACAAAGAGTAATTGTACCAGAAGAAGGTATTAAGCAAGCTAATTTATTATTAGTAAATGCTGTTTTAACAATTATAGAAGAAGGATTACGTTTATTAGGTATGAAAGCCTTAAAAGAAATGTAA